Proteins encoded within one genomic window of Setaria italica strain Yugu1 chromosome IV, Setaria_italica_v2.0, whole genome shotgun sequence:
- the LOC101754327 gene encoding ABC transporter G family member 26, with product MEISDEQRMEMSVAERHCLPPPSSHGNGDADVEADVEEEHLWPTKDGPLPIFLKFENVEYRVKMTLKNPLTAARVAFTSQARVDQGSSCKHILKGIAGSVDPGEILALMGPSGSGKTTLLKILGGRLSGGIKGQITYNDTPYSPSLKRRIGFVTQDDVLFPQLTVEETLVFAAFLRLPARMSKQQKRDRVDAIIAELNLERCRHTKIGGAFVRGVSGGERKRTSIGYEILVDPSLLLLDEPTSGLDSTSASKLILVLQRLARSRRAIITTIHQPSSRMFHMFDKLLLISDGHAIYHGKARDCMPHFASLGFAPEIPMNPAEFLLDLATGNLDDITVPEALQGSPDPQQEFFRSQVIRHLQLKYRQSAAAAAGSNRTREPSEQLRLAVRARNGHRGGGIGWLQQFAVLSRRTFRERAPDYLDKMRLAQAVGVALLLGLLWWRSKAGDEAQLRDQVGLIFYICIFWTSSSLFGSVYVFPFEKLYLVKERQAGMYSLSAYYASSTLCDAVPHVVYPVLFTAVLYFMAGLRRTPACFSLTLLATLLVVFTSQGTGELLGAAILSVKRAGVMASLVLMLFLLTGGYYVQHIPAFIRWLKYVSFMHYGFNLLLKAQYHGHLAYDCGGRGGCRPLQSSPSFDTVDLDGSMREVWILLAMALAYRLLAYFCLLKRISRTPL from the exons ATGGAGATCAGCGATGAGCAGAGGATGGAGATGTCCGTCGCGGAGCGCCACTGTCTTCCCCCTCCTTCCTCACATGGCAATGGAGATGCCGATGTCGAGGCCGACGTGGAGGAGGAGCATCTGTGGCCAACGAAAGATGGCCCTCTTCCAATTTTCCTCAAG tttGAGAATGTGGAGTACAGGGTGAAGATGACTTTGAAGAACCCCCTGACAGCTGCAAGAGTGGCGTTTACATCCCAGGCGAGGGTGGATCAGGGCAGCAGCTGCAAGCACATCCTCAAGGGCATTGCAGGGAGTGTGGACCCTGGTGAGATCCTGGCGCTGATGGGCCCATCTGGCAGTGGCAAGACCACCTTGCTCAAGATCCTGGGAGGCAGGCTCAGTGGCGGCATCAAGGGCCAGATTACTTACAACGACACGCCCTACAGCCCCTCACTCAAAAGAAG GATTGGATTTGTGACCCAGGACGACGTCCTCTTCCCGCAGCTGACGGTGGAGGAGACCCTCGTGTTCGCCGCCTTCTTGAGGCTACCCGCGCGCATGTCCAAGCAGCAGAAGCGCGACAGGGTCGACGCCATCATCGCCGAGCTGAATCTAGAGAG GTGCCGGCACACCAAGATCGGCGGGGCGTTCGTGCGGGGGGTGTCGGGCGGCGAGCGGAAGAGGACGAGCATCGGGTACGAGATCCTGGTGGACCCTTCGCTTCTCCTCCTCGACGAGCCCACCTCCGGCCTCGACTCCACGTCGGCGAGCAAGCTCATCCTcgtcctccagcgcctcgccAGGTCGCGCAGGGCGATCATCACGACGATCCACCAGCCGTCGAGCCGGATGTTCCACATGTTCGACAAGCTGCTGCTCATCTCCGACGGCCACGCCATCTACCACGGCAAGGCCCGGGACTGCATGCCCCACTTCGCCTCCCTGGGCTTCGCACCGGAGATCCCCATGAACCCCGCCGAGTTCCTCCTCGACCTCGCCACCGGCAACCTCGACGACATCACCGTCCCCGAGGCGCTGCAAGGCTCGCCGGACCCCCAGCAGGAGTTCTTCCGCTCCCAGGTCATCCGCCACCTCCAGCTCAAGTACAGGcagtcggccgccgccgccgccggaagtAACAGGACGAGGGAGCCCTCCGAGCAGCTGCGGCTGGCGGTGCGGGCGCGGAATGgtcaccgcggcggcggcatcgggtgGCTCCAGCAGTTCGCCGTGCTGTCCCGCCGCACCTTCCGGGAGCGCGCCCCCGACTACCTGGACAAGATGCGTCTGGCGCAGGCCGTCGGCGTGGCGCTCCTCCTGGGCCTCCTCTGGTGGCGGTCCaaggccggcgacgaggcccaGCTCCGCGACCAGGTGGGCCTCATCTTCTACATCTGCATCTTCTGGACGTCCTCGTCGCTCTTCGGCTCCGTCTACGTCTTCCCCTTCGAGAAGCTCTACCTGGTGAAGGAGCGGCAGGCGGGTATGTACAGCCTCAGCGCCTACTACGCCAGTAGCACGCTCTGCGACGCCGTCCCCCACGTCGTCTACCCGGTGCTCTTCACCGCCGTCCTCTACTTCATGGCGGGGCTCCGGCGCACGCCGGCGTGCTTCTCCCTGACGCTCCTCGCCACGCTGCTCGTCGTCTTCACCAGCCAGGGCACCGGGGAGCTCCTCGGCGCCGCGATCCTGAGCGTCAAGCGCGCGGGCGTCATGGCGTCGCTGGTGCTCATGCTCTTCCTCCTCACCGGCGGCTACTACGTCCAGCACATCCCGGCCTTCATCCGGTGGCTCAAGTACGTGTCCTTCATGCACTACGGATTCAACCTCCTGCTCAAGGCGCAGTACCACGGCCACCTGGCGTACGactgcggcggccgcggcggctgccggccGCTCCAGTCGTCGCCGTCGTTCGACACCGTCGACCTCGACGGCAGCATGCGAGAGGTCTGGATCCTGCTCGCCATGGCGCTCGCGTACCGGCTCCTCGCCTACTTCTGCCTCCTCAAGCGGATCAGCCGAACGCCCTTGTGA